Genomic DNA from Gemmatimonadota bacterium:
CCTCGATCGGCGATATCGTTGACCACGCCCACGATGCCGTCGTCGAGAAACTGGGCCTCGTCGATCGCGACGACCTCGACGTCGTCTCGAACCTTCTCGGCGATCTGGACCGAAGAGGTCACTGGGTGCGCATCCAGCTCGGAGCCGTCGTGAGAGGTGATCCGGAACACACCCCCGTAGCGGTCGTCCAGGTGGGACTTGAAGAGCTGGACCTGCCGCTTCGCGATCAGGGCCCGGCGCACACGTCTGAGCAGCTCTTCGGACTTCCCGCTGAACATCACGCCTGAGACGACTTCGACCCAACCATCCTGTGCGCCGTGGTGCACGGCGCGCTAATTGCCGACGAGGATGACGATCGCGACGATGCTGGCCACCGCGACTCCGATGCCGGCCGAGGTGTACAGGTCGAGAGACAGCGCCCCGAGCGCGCGGGGTAACAGGGGAAGGCGGGGACGTTTCATGGATCGATGCGCACCGTGGCAGGGTGAATCGATATGGCTAGTTTAGTCGGACGCCTTCCGGGTTGTCTACCCGCCGGATGCTGGGCGGCCCCTCCGACCTCAAAGCAGAATCACACTCCGCTCCCAAGAAGGTCCAGGTATGAAGATCCGCCTCCATCGCCACGGCAGCGTCGCGCTCATGGCCGGCGCGCTGCTCGGGGTGTCGGGTGCCTCGGGCCAAGACACCGCCGCGCCGTCGCTCGTCGTCATGATCGTCGTTGATCAGCTCCGTGGGGATATGATCGGTCACTACGAGGAGGCGTTCTCGGGCGGCTTTCGGAGGTTTCTCGACGAGGGATACAGCTTCACCAACGCATCGCATGCGCATGCGCGCACGCATACAGCGCCGGGACACGCGACGCTCTCGACGGGAGTCTTTCCTTCACGCTCGGGCATCGTCGCGAACGACTGGTTCCTGCGGGCCGGCGAGAGCTGGCAGAGTGTCTACGCCGTCGAGGATCTCGACAGCCCGATCCTCGGATTCGAGAGCGAGGAAGCACTCCCCGGTCGCTCGCCGAAAAACCTGCTGCGCACCGGTTTGGCTGATTGGGTGCGCGCTGCGGACGGCGATGCCCGGACGATGTCGATCTCGTCGAAAGACCGCGCCGCGATTCCGCTGGCTGGCAAGACCGACTCGAACGTGTACTGGCTCCTGCCCCGGTTGGCCCGCTTCATTACGTCGACGCACTACGCCAACCGCTACCCCCGTTGGTTGACCCGCTTCAACGAACGGGTCATGCCCAGGATCGTGGGCGACCTCGTGTGGGAGAACGGAGTACCGGAGCGGTTCCGGTCCCTGGCTCGCTCCGACAGCGCGTCCTACGAGGGGGCGAACGCGGGCCGAGGAGGCTCGACGTTCCCGCACCGGAGCTCGGACGAGGCCGTGACGACGGGCCTCCAGGCGCACAACCAGTGGGCCGTCAGGCACGCCCCAGCCGACGCTGCGGTGATCGCGCTGGCGGAGGCCGCGATCGAGGAGTTCGATCTCGGGCAGCGTGATCAGGTCGACTACCTCGCGATCTCCCTTTCGGCGACGGACTACGTCGGCCATGACCACGGGCCGTTCAGCCAGGAGCAACTCGTGAACCTCGTGCACGTGGACCGTATCCTCGGGGAATTCCTCGAATACCTGGACGAGGAGGTAGGCGACGGGGAGTGGGTCGTGGGCCTTTCGTCCGATCACGGCGTCGTGACCATGCCCGAGTATGAGCGGGAGAGCGGCGATAGGAGGGTAGTACGGATCCGGAGGCAGGATGAGACGCAGAGGCTCTCAGCGTCGCTCAGGACCGCGTCCGGCAGGGGGGGCCTGCCCGAGGAGATCGCTGAGCGACTGGCCAGAAGCCTCGAGGCCGAGGGGACTGTTGAAAAGGCGTACACGCACTTCGAGCTGACGCGGGGCGAGCCCGCCGACTCGTTCGCCGTGCTCTTCCGGAACTCGCACTACCCGGGTCGTGCGCACAATACGCTCTCGCCGTACGGCGTAGAGATCCGTTACCGGGAGGGCGATCTAGTGCACTTCCGGACGGGCACCACACACGGAACGCCGTATTGGTACGACCGGCACGTGCCGTTCATCCTGCTCGGCGCGGGCGTCGAAGCAGGATCATCGGATGCGCCCGCCTACACCGTCGACATGGCCCCAACGCTCGCTGCGTTGGCAGGCATCGACGCTCCGTACGACCTGGACGGACGCGCGATCTACAGAAGATAACCCAGCACACATTTTTCCTAAAAGTCCTTTCAATTTGGTACGCTCTCCCGTCATATGGCGGGAGGGCGTACCTGTTGCTGTCACTTGAATCTTGACAGATTCAGACGCGACCCGTATACGTATGTGTCACGCTGTAAACATATGAACCTGTGCGTTCCGGGAGTGGACCCCGGAGTCCGGAGCCTTGATGGCGCCGGTCTCCAGGTTCTTCGACGGGAACGACGACGCGCCGCCTCCCGCGCGTCCGCAGTTAACAAGCGGATGGTGGGAAGGTCGACCGGCGACGAGACAGGTCTCCGCAGGCTCTCCCCCCCCCACGACAGAGGAAGCTGGACTTGTAGTCAGGCGTCGAACCGAGGGAGACACGATGGACGCGCGGGAAGAAGGACGGGTTGGCTGGACGATAGAGGAGGCCGAGGGGTTGCTCTTGTCGCTCAAGAGCATCGTGTCGGCTCGAGTCGTTGCGCGTCCGGGTGGCGAGGTGGAGGAGATCCACGTCCTGACCACTGACGAGCTGAAGCCAAAACAGACCGTGCGCAACGTGGAGTCCGCCCTACTCGCCCACCTGGATATCGAGGTCGATCACCGGAAGATCTCGGTCGCGCAGACGAAGGGGCGGCCACCCGAGCGCGCGGAGCCTGAACCCACGGTCATGCTCCTTCCCGATCCGTCCGTTCGTGAGGGGCGCCTGCTCTTTTTCAGCCATCACATGGAGACGGAGCGCTCACACCGAGTGCGGCATCGGGTGGAGATCGAATGGCAGGGTGATCGCTACGCCGGTGAAGCCACTGCCGCCGATCTACCCCGCGCGAGACTCGAGGCTATAGCGGCAGCGACGCTCGCAGCGGTGTCTGCCGCCCACGAGAAAGGGATGGGGGAGGACAGACAGGCCGTCGCCCTCGCGGTGGACGGAGTGACGGTGGTCAACGCTTTCGACCAAAAGTTCGTACTGGTCGCCGTACACGCGATCTCGGGACGCGACGTGGCGTCGCTCGCGGGCGCAACCGTCGTGAGCGAAACCACGGACCGCGCAACAATCCTGTCAGCGCTGCAAGCCACGGACCGTTGGGTCCGAGGAAAACTCTAGAAGCGAGGCCCGCGGGCCCTGTAAATAACCCCCCAGGACAAGGAGAAGGAGAGCCCCCTCGAGTGTGCCCCTGAGCGAAGAAGAGCGGTGAGCGAAGCGCATGCGGCTCCCACAGCGGAATTCGGGATGCCGACACCGATTCATAAGGAGGTTGCGCTATGTTTAGCTCTCTGTTCGACTTTTTCGGAAGTGTGCTGTCCCTACTCGGGAACGGCGTTGTAAGCTGGTAACAGGGACGGGGTAGATTTGAGGGGGCCATCCCCCCTTTATGAAGGACCGAGGAATCCGCATCTATGTGGGGATGATGTGCGCGGCCGCGGTCGGAAGCCTCGTGCTGACCCGCTGGTCCTCGCTAGGCACGCTTCCCGCATCGAGTCAGGCCGCGCTCGCCGGTCTGATGTTGATCGCCCTCCTGTCTGAGTCGGTGGCGATTCGCCTGAGTGTCGGCGCTAAGGCTGGCGGTGCCTCGTCCATCATGTTTATCCCACTCCTGGCAAGTGTTCAGCTGTTCGGTCCCGCCGCGGGGGTCCTGCTCGCACCGACCACGATGCTCTTCGGCGAGTTCGTCGTACGACGGAAGGGCCTGCAACGCGGCGCGTTCAACGTGGCCCAGACCGTTTTTGCGGCGACGTTGGCCGGGTGGGCGTTCACGTTGCTCGATGGGGTCCCGCTCGAGGGCCAGCCGAGCGCCTCAGTAACCATCACCAGCCAACTCTGGCCTTTTATCACCTTTGGCCTGGTCTTTCTTGCCCTCAACCACGCGGCCGTCTCTCTCGCAATCACGCTCAGCCAGGGGCTCCCGTTCAGGAAGGTCTGGGCGAAGATGCTGAGTCACTCTGGCGGGAGCCTGAACGACCTGCTGATCAGCCCGATAGCCCTCGCGGTGGCGTTCCTGTACGTGCAGTTCGGGATAGCCGGCATCCTCGTCCTGCTGCTCCCGATGCTGTTCATTCGTTATTCGTACCTCGCTACGTTTAGGCTCAGGGAGGCGAACGCGGACCTGCTGAAGGCGCTAGTAAAGGCGATCGAGACCCGGGATCCGTACACCTCGGGCCACTCACTGCGCGTCTCGCATCTGGCGCGCCGCGTCGCCGAAGAACTCGGGTTGCAAGCACACGTGGTGGAGCAGATAGAAAACGCGGGCCTGCTTCACGACATCGGCAAGATCGAGGCGGTTTTCACGGACATTCTGAGGAAGCCGGGTTCGCTGTCCGATGAAGAACGGGCGATCATCGAGTCGCACGTCACGAAGGGCGTGAGCCTGCTTCGGGATCTGTCATCTGTCCCCGAATCGGTAATCAAGACGGTCCGTCACCATCACGAGCGCGAAGATGGCAACGGATACCCCGATCGTCTAATGGGTGATGAAATCCCTATCGGCGCCAAGATCATCGCAGCGTGTGATGCTGTCG
This window encodes:
- a CDS encoding alkaline phosphatase family protein, producing the protein MKIRLHRHGSVALMAGALLGVSGASGQDTAAPSLVVMIVVDQLRGDMIGHYEEAFSGGFRRFLDEGYSFTNASHAHARTHTAPGHATLSTGVFPSRSGIVANDWFLRAGESWQSVYAVEDLDSPILGFESEEALPGRSPKNLLRTGLADWVRAADGDARTMSISSKDRAAIPLAGKTDSNVYWLLPRLARFITSTHYANRYPRWLTRFNERVMPRIVGDLVWENGVPERFRSLARSDSASYEGANAGRGGSTFPHRSSDEAVTTGLQAHNQWAVRHAPADAAVIALAEAAIEEFDLGQRDQVDYLAISLSATDYVGHDHGPFSQEQLVNLVHVDRILGEFLEYLDEEVGDGEWVVGLSSDHGVVTMPEYERESGDRRVVRIRRQDETQRLSASLRTASGRGGLPEEIAERLARSLEAEGTVEKAYTHFELTRGEPADSFAVLFRNSHYPGRAHNTLSPYGVEIRYREGDLVHFRTGTTHGTPYWYDRHVPFILLGAGVEAGSSDAPAYTVDMAPTLAALAGIDAPYDLDGRAIYRR
- a CDS encoding HD-GYP domain-containing protein, whose translation is MKDRGIRIYVGMMCAAAVGSLVLTRWSSLGTLPASSQAALAGLMLIALLSESVAIRLSVGAKAGGASSIMFIPLLASVQLFGPAAGVLLAPTTMLFGEFVVRRKGLQRGAFNVAQTVFAATLAGWAFTLLDGVPLEGQPSASVTITSQLWPFITFGLVFLALNHAAVSLAITLSQGLPFRKVWAKMLSHSGGSLNDLLISPIALAVAFLYVQFGIAGILVLLLPMLFIRYSYLATFRLREANADLLKALVKAIETRDPYTSGHSLRVSHLARRVAEELGLQAHVVEQIENAGLLHDIGKIEAVFTDILRKPGSLSDEERAIIESHVTKGVSLLRDLSSVPESVIKTVRHHHEREDGNGYPDRLMGDEIPIGAKIIAACDAVDAMLSDRPYRKALAVSAVREELHEHAGKQFDHRVVRAMMTANVLSDYADIMRRGREATEVVEQHGLLATMPLRPAARKPKPGRWTRSARLPVR